A portion of the Cryptomeria japonica chromosome 5, Sugi_1.0, whole genome shotgun sequence genome contains these proteins:
- the LOC131028020 gene encoding uncharacterized protein LOC131028020 isoform X1 — protein sequence MLAAECRWKQIMGCSKKMKSKDPQSQFSEELQLHCTTTSNNFGEHLGSIFQQWQHLGFFFNSNNLIPVLPNDITLGPIMAYMPWHMKPLLMTLNKTWAYALNNPQCAIPHYKPNALKNSVIFYAHTQIDNDNTLFLFIYQRGILRKLPPPPHISAESYKFTRFFVTDQCVYALTPCSAQDKDMYNVEMLDLGGGITRWQTLPQLPDIGDCIYITSMLNEDGNSTHDYIWICSDSIRGITEECIYLSMGHRVIMDDADDWSAWELHKITDKGQSRSIPPPPAPPIEKFENHPPEYLDIYSTDELRPRHLYKLFTVTEYGLHLNHQGLFEPTIEPGYLFLFKDDYYQGAITGLHSVRKEVDSDGSMKLISYRKDLQNAEVLAGDELNEFYDSWRNFLSNWRRFLPENISAVKFTSDLSQKMDEWQKQFSLPSSKGDGLVLNETSTVKVVQQGTIYIYAYIATKCTNNMYFQGDEQLLFS from the exons ATGCTTGCTGCCGAATGCCGATGGAAACAAATCATGGGGTGCTCAAAAAAGATGAAAAGCAAAGACCCACAAAGTCAATTTTCAGAGGAGCTACAGTTGCACTGTACAACTACAAGCAACAATTTTG GAGAGCACTTGGGTTCAATTTTTCAACAGTGGCAGCACTTGGGTTTCTTTTTCAACAGTAACA ATCTAATCCCTGTATTGCCCAATGATATTACACTGGGCCCGATAATGGCTTACATGCCCTGGCATATGAAACCGCTGTTGATGACCTTGAATAAAACATGGGCATATGCTCTCAACAATCCCCAATGTGCAATTCCGCACTACAAACCCAACGCCCTTAAAAATTCAGTCATTTTCTATGCCCATACCCAAATTGACAATGACAATACCCTTTTTCTGTTCATATATCAAAGGGGTATTCTTAGAAAGCTTCCTCCTCCACCTCACATTTCTGCTGAATCATACAAATTCACCAGGTTTTTTGTCACAGACCAATGTGTATATGCTTTGACTCCCTGTTCAGCACAAGACAAGGACATGTACAATGTTGAGATGCTTGATTTAGGGGGAGGAATAACCAGGTGGCAAACCCTACCTCAGTTACCAGATATAGGAGATTGTATTTATATTACGAGCATGCTTAATGAGGATGGAAACAGTACACATGACTATATATGGATTTGTAGCGATAGTATTAGAGGGATTACGGAGGAATGTATATATTTGTCCATGGGTCATAGAGTTATTATGGATGATGCAGATGATTGGTCTGCCTGGGAGCTGCATAAAATAACAGACAAGGGTCAATCTAGGAGCATACCTCCTCCTCCTGCTCCACCCATAGAAAAATTTGAAAATCATCCTCCTGAATACCTTGACATATATAGCACAGATGAGTTGAGGCCAAGGCATCTGTACAAGCTGTTTACAGTGACTGAATATGGCTTACACCTCAACCATCAAGGTCTCTTTGAGCCTACAATTGAGCCTGGATATCTTTTCTTATTTAAAGATGACTACTACCAAGGAGCCATAACTGGATTACACAGTGTCCGGAAGGAGGTTGATAGTGATGGAAGTATGAAGTTGATCTCGTACAGAAAGGACCTTCAAAATGCAGAGGTGCTTGCGGGGGATGAGCTGAATGAATTCTATGACTCTTGGAGGAATTTTCTTTCCAATTGGAGACGCTTTTTACCTGAGAATATAAGTGCTGTGAAATTTACATCAGATTTGTCACAGAAGATGGATGAATGGCAGAAGCAATTTAGCTTGCCTTCAAGCAAGGGAGATGGTCTAGTGCTGAATGAGACGTCTACAGTAAAAGTTGTACAACAAGGCACCATATACATCTATGCTTATATTGCAACTAAATGTACTAATAATATGTATTTTCAGGGTGATGAACAACTATTGTTTTCTTAA
- the LOC131028020 gene encoding uncharacterized protein LOC131028020 isoform X2, whose protein sequence is MLAAECRWKQIMGCSKKMKSKDPQSQFSEELQLHCTTTSNNFDLIPVLPNDITLGPIMAYMPWHMKPLLMTLNKTWAYALNNPQCAIPHYKPNALKNSVIFYAHTQIDNDNTLFLFIYQRGILRKLPPPPHISAESYKFTRFFVTDQCVYALTPCSAQDKDMYNVEMLDLGGGITRWQTLPQLPDIGDCIYITSMLNEDGNSTHDYIWICSDSIRGITEECIYLSMGHRVIMDDADDWSAWELHKITDKGQSRSIPPPPAPPIEKFENHPPEYLDIYSTDELRPRHLYKLFTVTEYGLHLNHQGLFEPTIEPGYLFLFKDDYYQGAITGLHSVRKEVDSDGSMKLISYRKDLQNAEVLAGDELNEFYDSWRNFLSNWRRFLPENISAVKFTSDLSQKMDEWQKQFSLPSSKGDGLVLNETSTVKVVQQGTIYIYAYIATKCTNNMYFQGDEQLLFS, encoded by the exons ATGCTTGCTGCCGAATGCCGATGGAAACAAATCATGGGGTGCTCAAAAAAGATGAAAAGCAAAGACCCACAAAGTCAATTTTCAGAGGAGCTACAGTTGCACTGTACAACTACAAGCAACAATTTTG ATCTAATCCCTGTATTGCCCAATGATATTACACTGGGCCCGATAATGGCTTACATGCCCTGGCATATGAAACCGCTGTTGATGACCTTGAATAAAACATGGGCATATGCTCTCAACAATCCCCAATGTGCAATTCCGCACTACAAACCCAACGCCCTTAAAAATTCAGTCATTTTCTATGCCCATACCCAAATTGACAATGACAATACCCTTTTTCTGTTCATATATCAAAGGGGTATTCTTAGAAAGCTTCCTCCTCCACCTCACATTTCTGCTGAATCATACAAATTCACCAGGTTTTTTGTCACAGACCAATGTGTATATGCTTTGACTCCCTGTTCAGCACAAGACAAGGACATGTACAATGTTGAGATGCTTGATTTAGGGGGAGGAATAACCAGGTGGCAAACCCTACCTCAGTTACCAGATATAGGAGATTGTATTTATATTACGAGCATGCTTAATGAGGATGGAAACAGTACACATGACTATATATGGATTTGTAGCGATAGTATTAGAGGGATTACGGAGGAATGTATATATTTGTCCATGGGTCATAGAGTTATTATGGATGATGCAGATGATTGGTCTGCCTGGGAGCTGCATAAAATAACAGACAAGGGTCAATCTAGGAGCATACCTCCTCCTCCTGCTCCACCCATAGAAAAATTTGAAAATCATCCTCCTGAATACCTTGACATATATAGCACAGATGAGTTGAGGCCAAGGCATCTGTACAAGCTGTTTACAGTGACTGAATATGGCTTACACCTCAACCATCAAGGTCTCTTTGAGCCTACAATTGAGCCTGGATATCTTTTCTTATTTAAAGATGACTACTACCAAGGAGCCATAACTGGATTACACAGTGTCCGGAAGGAGGTTGATAGTGATGGAAGTATGAAGTTGATCTCGTACAGAAAGGACCTTCAAAATGCAGAGGTGCTTGCGGGGGATGAGCTGAATGAATTCTATGACTCTTGGAGGAATTTTCTTTCCAATTGGAGACGCTTTTTACCTGAGAATATAAGTGCTGTGAAATTTACATCAGATTTGTCACAGAAGATGGATGAATGGCAGAAGCAATTTAGCTTGCCTTCAAGCAAGGGAGATGGTCTAGTGCTGAATGAGACGTCTACAGTAAAAGTTGTACAACAAGGCACCATATACATCTATGCTTATATTGCAACTAAATGTACTAATAATATGTATTTTCAGGGTGATGAACAACTATTGTTTTCTTAA